A single genomic interval of Electrophorus electricus isolate fEleEle1 chromosome 4, fEleEle1.pri, whole genome shotgun sequence harbors:
- the admb gene encoding uncharacterized protein admb, producing the protein MKLVVQKIWLCCLLAKLVPCAISAPLQMTSEQKVHPEPCVPKQGGMDSAELLPQSNDTEVLAAGHSAQMSERVKRGCNLLTCMVHDLAYRINQTSKRMNSAPQEKISPQGYGRRRRRSLLHRSAPRSRGEARLGLAWLHTQRRSAPQTQT; encoded by the exons ATGAAGCTGGTTGTGCAGAAGATTTGGCTGTGCTGTTTGCTGGCCAAGCTTGTGCCCTGTGCTATAAGTGCCCCACTTCAGATGACCTCTGAGCAAAAAGTCCA CCCAGAGCCCTGTGTGCCCAAGCAGGGTGGGATGGATTCAGCAGAACTTCTTCCACAGAGCAATGACACAGAGGTGTTGGCAGCAGGTCACAG TGCTCAGATGAGTGAACGAGTGAAGCGTGGGTGTAACCTTCTCACCTGTATGGTACACGACCTGGCCTACCGCATCAACCAGACCAGCAAGAGAATGAACAGTGCCCCGCAGGAGAAGATCAGCCCCCAGGGCTACGGCCGGCGACGCAGGCGCTCTCTCCTGCACCGATCTGCGCCTCGGAGCCGCGGGGAGGCCCGTCTCGGGCTGGCGTGGCTCCACACCCAGCGGCGTAGcgcaccacaaacacagacttaa
- the ampd3b gene encoding AMP deaminase 3b isoform X1 has product MSVSGLMDEDTQTKMRRSRMSKQQSTPLLGKDMQRQFPKMSFSEVDDRMKRLAEKVMASALKEENTKDLMSMFTVPEDCPIGLHQAKEHELLKEIAEEHSAESIKRKKSFKMMRSQSISLQAPGMADWAMSVISPIVPPEKHTDNIPEFQRMTISGDHCAGITVEDYEQAATSLLKALFIREKYSRLAYHRFPRITAKFLRSANNETWNEEDEIIPDILPYVTDGQDPYSMEDIPQNLGYILKMKDGIIHVYDDEEAVTQEKPHGLPYPDMETFTIDMTHVLAMIGDGPTKTYCHKRLNFLMSKFHLHEMLNEMAELKELKSVPHRDFYNVRKVDTHIHAAACMNQKHLLKFIQDTCNAEADRVVMEKNGKKLTLRQVFENLHMDPYDLTVDSLDVHAGRQTFHRFDKFNSKYNPVGASELREIYLKTDNYIHGEYFARLIKEVAQNLEESKYQYAEPRLSIYGRAPDEWDCLSKWFIQQKVYSPNLRWIIQVPRIYDIFRSKKIIPNFAKMLENIFLPLFEATVNPQKHKEMHVFLKYVTGFDSVDDESKHSDHMFTYKSPKPEEWTLDENPPYSYYLFHMYANIMVLNNLRKERGLNTFQLRPHCGEAGSITHLVSAFLSADNISHGLNLKKSPVLQYLYYLGQVPIAMSPLSNNSLFLEYSKSPLREFLHKGLCVSLSTDDPMQFHYTKEALMEEYAIAAQLWKLSTCDVCEIARNSVLQSGLSHQEKKHFLGDNYLEDGPEGNDIRRTNVAQIRMAFRHETHCNELSLLMDAVKRECTAGHAE; this is encoded by the exons ATGTCTGTCAGTGGACTCATGGATGAAGACACACAAACCAAGATGAGGAGAAGCAGGATGAGCAAGCAGCAATCCACACCTCTCCTTGGGAAAG ACATGCAGCGACAGTTCCCGAAGATGTCCTTCAGCGAGGTGGACGATCGGATGAAGAGGCTGGCGGAGAAGGTGATGGCCTCGGCCCTGAAGGAGGAGAACACCAAGGACCTCATGTCCATGTTCACCGTGCCCGAGGACTGCCCTATCGGACTGCATCAGGCCAAAGAACATGAGCTACTCAAGGAGATAGCAGAGGAGCACTCTGCAGAGAGTATCAAAAG GAAGAAGAGCTTTAAGATGATGCGCTCCCAGTCGATATCACTCCAGGCCCCAGGTATGGCTGACTGGGCCATGTCTGTGATCTCCCCTATAGTCCCCCCtgaaaaacacactgacaaCATCCCAGAGTTCCAGAGAATGACCATCAGTGGAGACCACTGCGCAGGG ATAACAGTTGAGGACTATGAGCAGGCAGCAACAAGCCTGCTGAAAGCTTTATTCATCCGAGAGAAATATTCACGTCTGGCATATCACCGCTTCCCAAGAATCACTGCCAAATTCCTCCGAAGTGCAAATAATGAGACATGGAATGAGGAAGATGAGATTATTCCAG ATATCCTTCCCTATGTTACGGATGGCCAGGATCCATACAGCATGGAGGACATCCCACAGAACCTGGGCTACATCCTGAAGATGAAGGACGGCATCATACACGTTTACGATGACGAAGAGGCCGTAACGCAGGAGAAGCCGCACGGTTTGCCTTATCCCGACATGGAGACGTTCACCATTGACATGACCCATGTCCTGGCCATGATCGGAGACGGACCAAC AAAGACCTACTGCCACAAACGGCTGAACTTTCTCATGTCTAAGTTCCACCTACACGAAATGCTGAATGAGATGGCAGAGCTGAAGGAACTAAAGAGCGTTCCTCACAGAGACTTCTACAACGTCAGAAAG GTAGACACCCACATCCACGCAGCTGCCTGCATGAACCAGAAGCACCTTCTGAAGTTCATCCAGGACACCTGCAATGCAGAGGCCGATCGGGTGGTGATGGAGAAGAACGGGAAGAAGCTCACGCTCAGACAGGTTTTCGAGAACCTCCACATGGACCCGTACGACCTCACGGTGGACTCCCTGGACGTGCACGCT GGTAGGCAAACTTTTCATCGATTTGACAAGTTCAACTCTAAATACAACCCAGTGGGTGCGAGTGAGCTTCGTGAGATCTACCTCAAAACTGACAACTACATTCATGGAGAGTACTTCGCACGTCTTATAAAG GAGGTGGCTCAAAATCTGGAGGAGAGTAAATACCAGTATGCAGAACCCCGCCTTTCCATCTATGGCCGTGCCCCTGATGAATGGGACTGCCTATCAAAATGGTTCATCCAGCAAAAGGTGTACTCCCCCAATTTAAGATGGATTATACAAGTGCCAAGGATCTA TGACATTTTTAgatcaaagaaaataattccCAACTTTGCAAAGATGCTGGAAAACATCTTCCTCCCTCTGTTTGAGGCTACCGTTAACCCccagaagcacaaagaaatgcATGTTTTCCTGAAATAT GTGACGGGCTTTGACAGCGTGGACGACGAGTCCAAACACAGCGATCACATGTTCACCTATAAGAGCCCCAAGCCTGAGGAATGGACCCTGGATGAGAACCCTCCATACAGTTACTACCTCTTCCACATGTATGCCAACATCATGGTACTCAACAACCTGCGCAA GGAACGTGGCCTCAACACCTTCCAGTTACGCCCCCACTGTGGGGAGGCGGGGTCCATCACCCACCTGGTGTCCGCCTTTCTCAGTGCAGACAACATCTCCCACGGCCTCAATCTGAAAAAG AGTCCTGTGCTGCAGTACCTATATTACCTGGGCCAGGTGCCCATTGCAATGTCACCTCTTAGCAACAACAGCCTGTTCCTGGAGTACTCCAAGAGTCCCCTGCGAGAGTTCCTGCACAAAGGCTTGTGTGTGTCGCTCTCCACCGACGACCCCATGCAGTTCCACTACACCAAA gaGGCACTAATGGAGGAATACGCTATCGCGGCACAGCTGTGGAAACTCAGCACTTGTGATGTCTGTGAGATCGCCAGAAACAGTGTCCTCCAAAGTGGTCTCTCACATCAG
- the ampd3b gene encoding AMP deaminase 3b isoform X2: MATEDMQRQFPKMSFSEVDDRMKRLAEKVMASALKEENTKDLMSMFTVPEDCPIGLHQAKEHELLKEIAEEHSAESIKRKKSFKMMRSQSISLQAPGMADWAMSVISPIVPPEKHTDNIPEFQRMTISGDHCAGITVEDYEQAATSLLKALFIREKYSRLAYHRFPRITAKFLRSANNETWNEEDEIIPDILPYVTDGQDPYSMEDIPQNLGYILKMKDGIIHVYDDEEAVTQEKPHGLPYPDMETFTIDMTHVLAMIGDGPTKTYCHKRLNFLMSKFHLHEMLNEMAELKELKSVPHRDFYNVRKVDTHIHAAACMNQKHLLKFIQDTCNAEADRVVMEKNGKKLTLRQVFENLHMDPYDLTVDSLDVHAGRQTFHRFDKFNSKYNPVGASELREIYLKTDNYIHGEYFARLIKEVAQNLEESKYQYAEPRLSIYGRAPDEWDCLSKWFIQQKVYSPNLRWIIQVPRIYDIFRSKKIIPNFAKMLENIFLPLFEATVNPQKHKEMHVFLKYVTGFDSVDDESKHSDHMFTYKSPKPEEWTLDENPPYSYYLFHMYANIMVLNNLRKERGLNTFQLRPHCGEAGSITHLVSAFLSADNISHGLNLKKSPVLQYLYYLGQVPIAMSPLSNNSLFLEYSKSPLREFLHKGLCVSLSTDDPMQFHYTKEALMEEYAIAAQLWKLSTCDVCEIARNSVLQSGLSHQEKKHFLGDNYLEDGPEGNDIRRTNVAQIRMAFRHETHCNELSLLMDAVKRECTAGHAE; the protein is encoded by the exons ATGGCCACAGAAG ACATGCAGCGACAGTTCCCGAAGATGTCCTTCAGCGAGGTGGACGATCGGATGAAGAGGCTGGCGGAGAAGGTGATGGCCTCGGCCCTGAAGGAGGAGAACACCAAGGACCTCATGTCCATGTTCACCGTGCCCGAGGACTGCCCTATCGGACTGCATCAGGCCAAAGAACATGAGCTACTCAAGGAGATAGCAGAGGAGCACTCTGCAGAGAGTATCAAAAG GAAGAAGAGCTTTAAGATGATGCGCTCCCAGTCGATATCACTCCAGGCCCCAGGTATGGCTGACTGGGCCATGTCTGTGATCTCCCCTATAGTCCCCCCtgaaaaacacactgacaaCATCCCAGAGTTCCAGAGAATGACCATCAGTGGAGACCACTGCGCAGGG ATAACAGTTGAGGACTATGAGCAGGCAGCAACAAGCCTGCTGAAAGCTTTATTCATCCGAGAGAAATATTCACGTCTGGCATATCACCGCTTCCCAAGAATCACTGCCAAATTCCTCCGAAGTGCAAATAATGAGACATGGAATGAGGAAGATGAGATTATTCCAG ATATCCTTCCCTATGTTACGGATGGCCAGGATCCATACAGCATGGAGGACATCCCACAGAACCTGGGCTACATCCTGAAGATGAAGGACGGCATCATACACGTTTACGATGACGAAGAGGCCGTAACGCAGGAGAAGCCGCACGGTTTGCCTTATCCCGACATGGAGACGTTCACCATTGACATGACCCATGTCCTGGCCATGATCGGAGACGGACCAAC AAAGACCTACTGCCACAAACGGCTGAACTTTCTCATGTCTAAGTTCCACCTACACGAAATGCTGAATGAGATGGCAGAGCTGAAGGAACTAAAGAGCGTTCCTCACAGAGACTTCTACAACGTCAGAAAG GTAGACACCCACATCCACGCAGCTGCCTGCATGAACCAGAAGCACCTTCTGAAGTTCATCCAGGACACCTGCAATGCAGAGGCCGATCGGGTGGTGATGGAGAAGAACGGGAAGAAGCTCACGCTCAGACAGGTTTTCGAGAACCTCCACATGGACCCGTACGACCTCACGGTGGACTCCCTGGACGTGCACGCT GGTAGGCAAACTTTTCATCGATTTGACAAGTTCAACTCTAAATACAACCCAGTGGGTGCGAGTGAGCTTCGTGAGATCTACCTCAAAACTGACAACTACATTCATGGAGAGTACTTCGCACGTCTTATAAAG GAGGTGGCTCAAAATCTGGAGGAGAGTAAATACCAGTATGCAGAACCCCGCCTTTCCATCTATGGCCGTGCCCCTGATGAATGGGACTGCCTATCAAAATGGTTCATCCAGCAAAAGGTGTACTCCCCCAATTTAAGATGGATTATACAAGTGCCAAGGATCTA TGACATTTTTAgatcaaagaaaataattccCAACTTTGCAAAGATGCTGGAAAACATCTTCCTCCCTCTGTTTGAGGCTACCGTTAACCCccagaagcacaaagaaatgcATGTTTTCCTGAAATAT GTGACGGGCTTTGACAGCGTGGACGACGAGTCCAAACACAGCGATCACATGTTCACCTATAAGAGCCCCAAGCCTGAGGAATGGACCCTGGATGAGAACCCTCCATACAGTTACTACCTCTTCCACATGTATGCCAACATCATGGTACTCAACAACCTGCGCAA GGAACGTGGCCTCAACACCTTCCAGTTACGCCCCCACTGTGGGGAGGCGGGGTCCATCACCCACCTGGTGTCCGCCTTTCTCAGTGCAGACAACATCTCCCACGGCCTCAATCTGAAAAAG AGTCCTGTGCTGCAGTACCTATATTACCTGGGCCAGGTGCCCATTGCAATGTCACCTCTTAGCAACAACAGCCTGTTCCTGGAGTACTCCAAGAGTCCCCTGCGAGAGTTCCTGCACAAAGGCTTGTGTGTGTCGCTCTCCACCGACGACCCCATGCAGTTCCACTACACCAAA gaGGCACTAATGGAGGAATACGCTATCGCGGCACAGCTGTGGAAACTCAGCACTTGTGATGTCTGTGAGATCGCCAGAAACAGTGTCCTCCAAAGTGGTCTCTCACATCAG
- the ampd3b gene encoding AMP deaminase 3b isoform X3, translating into MQRQFPKMSFSEVDDRMKRLAEKVMASALKEENTKDLMSMFTVPEDCPIGLHQAKEHELLKEIAEEHSAESIKRKKSFKMMRSQSISLQAPGMADWAMSVISPIVPPEKHTDNIPEFQRMTISGDHCAGITVEDYEQAATSLLKALFIREKYSRLAYHRFPRITAKFLRSANNETWNEEDEIIPDILPYVTDGQDPYSMEDIPQNLGYILKMKDGIIHVYDDEEAVTQEKPHGLPYPDMETFTIDMTHVLAMIGDGPTKTYCHKRLNFLMSKFHLHEMLNEMAELKELKSVPHRDFYNVRKVDTHIHAAACMNQKHLLKFIQDTCNAEADRVVMEKNGKKLTLRQVFENLHMDPYDLTVDSLDVHAGRQTFHRFDKFNSKYNPVGASELREIYLKTDNYIHGEYFARLIKEVAQNLEESKYQYAEPRLSIYGRAPDEWDCLSKWFIQQKVYSPNLRWIIQVPRIYDIFRSKKIIPNFAKMLENIFLPLFEATVNPQKHKEMHVFLKYVTGFDSVDDESKHSDHMFTYKSPKPEEWTLDENPPYSYYLFHMYANIMVLNNLRKERGLNTFQLRPHCGEAGSITHLVSAFLSADNISHGLNLKKSPVLQYLYYLGQVPIAMSPLSNNSLFLEYSKSPLREFLHKGLCVSLSTDDPMQFHYTKEALMEEYAIAAQLWKLSTCDVCEIARNSVLQSGLSHQEKKHFLGDNYLEDGPEGNDIRRTNVAQIRMAFRHETHCNELSLLMDAVKRECTAGHAE; encoded by the exons ATGCAGCGACAGTTCCCGAAGATGTCCTTCAGCGAGGTGGACGATCGGATGAAGAGGCTGGCGGAGAAGGTGATGGCCTCGGCCCTGAAGGAGGAGAACACCAAGGACCTCATGTCCATGTTCACCGTGCCCGAGGACTGCCCTATCGGACTGCATCAGGCCAAAGAACATGAGCTACTCAAGGAGATAGCAGAGGAGCACTCTGCAGAGAGTATCAAAAG GAAGAAGAGCTTTAAGATGATGCGCTCCCAGTCGATATCACTCCAGGCCCCAGGTATGGCTGACTGGGCCATGTCTGTGATCTCCCCTATAGTCCCCCCtgaaaaacacactgacaaCATCCCAGAGTTCCAGAGAATGACCATCAGTGGAGACCACTGCGCAGGG ATAACAGTTGAGGACTATGAGCAGGCAGCAACAAGCCTGCTGAAAGCTTTATTCATCCGAGAGAAATATTCACGTCTGGCATATCACCGCTTCCCAAGAATCACTGCCAAATTCCTCCGAAGTGCAAATAATGAGACATGGAATGAGGAAGATGAGATTATTCCAG ATATCCTTCCCTATGTTACGGATGGCCAGGATCCATACAGCATGGAGGACATCCCACAGAACCTGGGCTACATCCTGAAGATGAAGGACGGCATCATACACGTTTACGATGACGAAGAGGCCGTAACGCAGGAGAAGCCGCACGGTTTGCCTTATCCCGACATGGAGACGTTCACCATTGACATGACCCATGTCCTGGCCATGATCGGAGACGGACCAAC AAAGACCTACTGCCACAAACGGCTGAACTTTCTCATGTCTAAGTTCCACCTACACGAAATGCTGAATGAGATGGCAGAGCTGAAGGAACTAAAGAGCGTTCCTCACAGAGACTTCTACAACGTCAGAAAG GTAGACACCCACATCCACGCAGCTGCCTGCATGAACCAGAAGCACCTTCTGAAGTTCATCCAGGACACCTGCAATGCAGAGGCCGATCGGGTGGTGATGGAGAAGAACGGGAAGAAGCTCACGCTCAGACAGGTTTTCGAGAACCTCCACATGGACCCGTACGACCTCACGGTGGACTCCCTGGACGTGCACGCT GGTAGGCAAACTTTTCATCGATTTGACAAGTTCAACTCTAAATACAACCCAGTGGGTGCGAGTGAGCTTCGTGAGATCTACCTCAAAACTGACAACTACATTCATGGAGAGTACTTCGCACGTCTTATAAAG GAGGTGGCTCAAAATCTGGAGGAGAGTAAATACCAGTATGCAGAACCCCGCCTTTCCATCTATGGCCGTGCCCCTGATGAATGGGACTGCCTATCAAAATGGTTCATCCAGCAAAAGGTGTACTCCCCCAATTTAAGATGGATTATACAAGTGCCAAGGATCTA TGACATTTTTAgatcaaagaaaataattccCAACTTTGCAAAGATGCTGGAAAACATCTTCCTCCCTCTGTTTGAGGCTACCGTTAACCCccagaagcacaaagaaatgcATGTTTTCCTGAAATAT GTGACGGGCTTTGACAGCGTGGACGACGAGTCCAAACACAGCGATCACATGTTCACCTATAAGAGCCCCAAGCCTGAGGAATGGACCCTGGATGAGAACCCTCCATACAGTTACTACCTCTTCCACATGTATGCCAACATCATGGTACTCAACAACCTGCGCAA GGAACGTGGCCTCAACACCTTCCAGTTACGCCCCCACTGTGGGGAGGCGGGGTCCATCACCCACCTGGTGTCCGCCTTTCTCAGTGCAGACAACATCTCCCACGGCCTCAATCTGAAAAAG AGTCCTGTGCTGCAGTACCTATATTACCTGGGCCAGGTGCCCATTGCAATGTCACCTCTTAGCAACAACAGCCTGTTCCTGGAGTACTCCAAGAGTCCCCTGCGAGAGTTCCTGCACAAAGGCTTGTGTGTGTCGCTCTCCACCGACGACCCCATGCAGTTCCACTACACCAAA gaGGCACTAATGGAGGAATACGCTATCGCGGCACAGCTGTGGAAACTCAGCACTTGTGATGTCTGTGAGATCGCCAGAAACAGTGTCCTCCAAAGTGGTCTCTCACATCAG